In the genome of Tissierella sp., the window CAAAGTCTCTCTTCTCAATATGTTCTTTTCCCCACTGCTCTTTAATTTTTTCTTTATTAGCCTTCATTAGTCTTATCTTCTTAAATTTCAATGATATTATTAAAAGTGGAATAGCAACTATAGTCATTATGAAAAATCTATAGTCTATCTCTATTCCTAATGCAGCTCCTCCAAAAATTGCAAAGACCAATACTGTATCAATTGCAGTTTGAATTATTCTCTTTAATCTATAATTCACTAGATCACATCCTAACCTGTTATTTAGTATCACTGATATTGTTATAAATTCTAATTAACATTATTATAACCATATAATGCCATTAAGACAAGAATTCTATAACATAAAGCAGAGGAGTCAGTTGAACTGACCCCTCTGCTTTATGTTATATTGTCCATTCCCCATGAACTATGGCTACTAAATATAGGATGCCATTTTCTTCTTCAAATACTAGCTTTAGGCTCCTCCAATCCATTCCTTCATATTGGGGATCAATTTCCTTGAAATGAAATTCTATAAACTGACTATTTGGGTAAACTTCTTTTGTATTATCTATAGTATTTCCCTGCCCTATAGCCACATTATTACCTATAATTTGTGGATTAGCAAAATCCTGATCATATATAAATCTCTTATAATAATCATCAAAATTTAATTCAATAGGATCACCAGTACCATCGTAACTTCCCCAAGTATATACTTGATTGCTTTTATCTAGACCCCTTACCTCTTCTATTGTAAATATTTTCATCCTTTCAGCATCTATATAATCATAAGGGCTAAATCTAAGTCCCCTTGTGGGATGAACATAAGATGATAGTCTTTCAGTATCTTTGGCCTTAATAGAATCCATCACATCTATAACTCTCGATAGTAAATTATCTGCTGATGGTTGATTAGAAAACTTATCTAATTCAGATTCAAGTTCCTGAATCTTACCTTCTAGCTCCGATATCTTGGCATCCTTCTCCTTTAAACTAGCATCCATACCTTCATTTACTGATTCCTTTGGACTACATCCTACTAGACTAACCATAATGATTAAAACAACAAATGCTATAAGTAGAAACCTTTTTTTCATTTTATCTCAACCTTTCATATGTATATAATTCCATTCTATTTTAATTATATACATTTATACAAAATTTTCCATAGTTATTAATCTATTACTATTCTATTTCTTCCAGTATCCTTTGCCTTATATAATCTTGTATCAGCTTGATTTACTAATCTTTCAACTGTTAAGATATCTCTTTCAATTTCAGCAGGCTCGGAAATCCCACAGCTAAAAGTAATCTTAATTTCATTGTTTTCAAAGTTAAAACTAGTTTCCCTTATTCTTTGTAGAATCCTGCCAATTATTTGTGCTGAAGATTGCTTGTTTGTATCTTTCAATAATAATACAAATTCTTCTCCCCCATATCTTCCTAATATGTCATCAGTTCGAATACTTTGAGTAAGTATTTCTGCAAATTCTTTCAATATATAATCCCCAGCTTGATGCCCGTAAGTATCATTAACATTCTTGAAAAAATCTATATCGATGATTGCTAAAGAAAACATTTGTCTGTCTATTTTATTTAATTTCACTATTTCACTTAATTTATCAAATACATACCTTCTATTATAAATATTGGTTAAAGAATCCCTCCGTGAAGTTTGCTTTAATTTTTCTTCTAAATACTTTCGCTGGGAAATATCTTGTTTTATAGCTAAAAAATTGACTATATTTCCTTCGCTATCTATTATAGGTGTAATTCTAGCTTCTTCATAGTATAAGGTTCCACCCTTACGTTTGTTAATCAATTCTCCTTCCCAAGCCTTTCCTCCAGTAATGTTCTTCCACAAATCTGCAAACACAGGGTCAGGTGTTAATCCGCTTTTTAGGATTCTTGGATTCTTTCCTATTGCTTCCTCCAGTGAATAACCTGAGATCTTCTCAAAAGCAGGATTACCATATTGGATATTGCCATCCTTATCTGTCATAATAACTGTTACTGATGCCTGTTCAATAGCTGTTGTCAGTTTTAACTTTTCCATTTCATTATTCTTACGCTCTGTAATATCAAAAATTAATCCAAACATCATGATAGGTTTTCCATTTTCATCCCACTTTATAGTTTTACCTCTATTATGTACCCAAATCCAACTTTCATCTTTATTTCTTACTCGTAAATCACAATCGTAGTATTGTGATTTACCTTCAATCTGTTCTTGTAGATACTTCTTAACCTTTTTCCTATCTCCTTCATGTACAAATTCTTTCCATGCATCCAAGGAAAAAGGAGTTAACTCATCCAATCTATAGCCAATTACACTAGCATATCTTTTGTTTATTACTACATTTCCTGTTTCTATATTCCAAATCCATATACCTATATTGGTAGCATTGATAATTGCCTCCAGAATTTTTTTGTTTTCCAGATTTAATTCACCCAAATTTGAAGTTTCATTGCACATATTATTATATTCAGAAAAATCCATGTTCTTATTTGTGCCCATAATATCTCTCCTAAAAAATAATTGATTAGAACTTTTGTAGTATATACCCATTTAATCAATTTTCAATAAATATTCAAAAAATATAGGGCAGATAGTAATCTCCCCTATATTTTCATTTCTATTATATAGTAATCACACTTATATTACTTCGAAATCAGTCCTCTCCCCGCTGCATCTTCAATCATATTCTCTACGTAATTCCATAACTCATTAGATGATTTTCTTACTGGATCAATTCTTTTGTAAATATCTGTTTTAGCTACATCAAATTTTCTCCAGGTGCCTCCATTATTATTGTAATTACTTAGCATAGGCTGAAGTCTATCCATAGCAGCTGCAAATAATGATTCTGGAGTCTCCATCTCCTCAAATTCATCCCATAAAGCTCTCAATTCTCTTCCCTTATCTTCATCTAACATTCCAAATATCTTTTCAGCAGCTATTAGCTCTCTTTCCTTTTTATCAGCATTCCCTGCTTTATCATAACAGAATGTATCTCCAGCATATATTTCAATTAAATCATGAGTTAAAAGCATCTTAATTACTTTACATACATCTACTTTTTCATTGGAATATTCAGCTAAAACCATTGCCATTACAGATATATGCCAAGAATGTTGGGCATCGTCTTCTCTTCTATCTTCACCTATTATACTAGTCTGTCTTAAAATGGATTTCATTTTATCTAATTCTACTATGAAAGCCATATCTTTTAATAATCTATTACTTACCACAAAATCATCTCCTAATTTAAGCTTATAGTCCTTGGATATTGGTTAAAGCATTTGTAATTGGTGGGACTACTTGCTTCTTTCTTGATAGTACTCCTGGTGCATTGAAGGAATTATTTACAAGAGTCTCTCCAAAGGCCTTTGCTATAAGTTCCTTATTGTGACCTACTACAATCATTTCTGAAGCCTGATCAAATATATCCGTTAGCATTAGTATAAATATAGAATATTCATCCTTTTTAGCCCTTTCCTCCATCAATTCTATCAAATCAGATTTCATATCCCTTAAACTAGCTGGATCCATGGTATATACTTGTGAAATCCCTACTTTATCTTCTCCTATGGTAAATGCCTTAAAATCTTGACTAAGTAATTCCTGTGGTGTCTTTCCAACTAAAGAAGTTCCAGCTTTAAACATTTCCATAGCAAATTTATCAACATCTAAATCTGCAATTCTTGCTAGTCTCTCCAGTACCATCTTATCTACATTGGTGGATGTAGGAGATTTAAAGAGTAGTGTATCAGAAATTATAGCTGCAGCTAGTACTCCGGCCATTTTCTTTGAAGGTCTTCTACCATTTTCAAATAATATTGAAGCGATTATGGTAGATGTGCTACCTACTGGCTCATTTCTAAAATAAATTGGATTTCCCGTAAACACATCTGCTACTCTATGATGATCAATGATTTCTAATATTTCACATTCCTCTAGACCATCGACAGATTGGCTTCTTTCATTGTGATCAACTAAAATCACCTTCTTCTTCATACTAGAAATCAGATGATACCTAGATATCAAGCCTACCACTTTATTGTTATTGTTATCATCTATTACTGGATAAGTTCTGTACCTTGTCTGAGACATTTGTACTTTCACATCATCCACTAAATCATCAAGTGCAAACATTACTAAATTGTCACGAGTCATTACATGTTTTATAGGCACAGATTGAGTTATCAATCTAGATGTTGTAAAAGTATCATGAGGTGTGGATATTATGGATATACCTTTTTCTACAGCAAGATTTATGATTTCATCATCTACCTTAATATTTCCAGTCACAATCATTAGAGAAATATCACTATTAATGGCAAGCTCTTGGGCATCTTTTCTATCTCCGCATATAACTATATCATTTTTTTCTATGTATTCTACTACAGACTTTGGCTCCATAGCTAGGACCAAGAGTTTTCCTGTAAGTGCTTTCATCTTACTTGGAATATTAATAGACTTAGCAGAAAGAGTATCTATAATATTATCTATAGAAGTACCTGATTTCCCCAAAATAGTATTATCCCACACATCTATATAAGAACCTATTATATCCGATATGGTTACAATTCCTACCAGCTGTTCGTTTTCATCTATAACTGGAAGGCTGTTTATATTATTCTTTTTCATTAACTCCAAGGCCATACGCAATGATATATCTGAACTAACAGGAGCAATTTTGTCAAAATCTAAATCCTCAACACTTAATCTTGCTGTTTCTAAAAGAATAGGAGCTTCAACTCCAAAATAGTCTAAGATAAATTTAGTTTCTCTATTTATTTCTCCAAGCCTTACAGGAATAG includes:
- a CDS encoding putative manganese-dependent inorganic diphosphatase, which gives rise to MKDNIYITGHKNPDSDSICAALAYAEYKNANGNINAIPVRLGEINRETKFILDYFGVEAPILLETARLSVEDLDFDKIAPVSSDISLRMALELMKKNNINSLPVIDENEQLVGIVTISDIIGSYIDVWDNTILGKSGTSIDNIIDTLSAKSINIPSKMKALTGKLLVLAMEPKSVVEYIEKNDIVICGDRKDAQELAINSDISLMIVTGNIKVDDEIINLAVEKGISIISTPHDTFTTSRLITQSVPIKHVMTRDNLVMFALDDLVDDVKVQMSQTRYRTYPVIDDNNNNKVVGLISRYHLISSMKKKVILVDHNERSQSVDGLEECEILEIIDHHRVADVFTGNPIYFRNEPVGSTSTIIASILFENGRRPSKKMAGVLAAAIISDTLLFKSPTSTNVDKMVLERLARIADLDVDKFAMEMFKAGTSLVGKTPQELLSQDFKAFTIGEDKVGISQVYTMDPASLRDMKSDLIELMEERAKKDEYSIFILMLTDIFDQASEMIVVGHNKELIAKAFGETLVNNSFNAPGVLSRKKQVVPPITNALTNIQGL
- a CDS encoding diguanylate cyclase, whose translation is MGTNKNMDFSEYNNMCNETSNLGELNLENKKILEAIINATNIGIWIWNIETGNVVINKRYASVIGYRLDELTPFSLDAWKEFVHEGDRKKVKKYLQEQIEGKSQYYDCDLRVRNKDESWIWVHNRGKTIKWDENGKPIMMFGLIFDITERKNNEMEKLKLTTAIEQASVTVIMTDKDGNIQYGNPAFEKISGYSLEEAIGKNPRILKSGLTPDPVFADLWKNITGGKAWEGELINKRKGGTLYYEEARITPIIDSEGNIVNFLAIKQDISQRKYLEEKLKQTSRRDSLTNIYNRRYVFDKLSEIVKLNKIDRQMFSLAIIDIDFFKNVNDTYGHQAGDYILKEFAEILTQSIRTDDILGRYGGEEFVLLLKDTNKQSSAQIIGRILQRIRETSFNFENNEIKITFSCGISEPAEIERDILTVERLVNQADTRLYKAKDTGRNRIVID
- a CDS encoding HD domain-containing protein, which encodes MVSNRLLKDMAFIVELDKMKSILRQTSIIGEDRREDDAQHSWHISVMAMVLAEYSNEKVDVCKVIKMLLTHDLIEIYAGDTFCYDKAGNADKKERELIAAEKIFGMLDEDKGRELRALWDEFEEMETPESLFAAAMDRLQPMLSNYNNNGGTWRKFDVAKTDIYKRIDPVRKSSNELWNYVENMIEDAAGRGLISK